A window of the Gossypium arboreum isolate Shixiya-1 chromosome 2, ASM2569848v2, whole genome shotgun sequence genome harbors these coding sequences:
- the LOC108466725 gene encoding heat stress transcription factor B-3, which produces MESVMGSDNNKGLLEYVRKSTPPPFLLKTYMLVEDPITNDVISWNADGSGFVVWQPAEFARDLLPTLFKHSNFSSFVRQLNTYGFRKVATSRWEFSNEMFRKGEGELLSQIRRRKSWANRQQNSAIAQASSPLECEEDQRSSSTCSSSGFNNLMDENKRLRKENGALNWELTSMKSKFKELLDLVANYAQFEKEKDDDESPMLFGVKLEIEGDSERKRKRDEISESASVLLSQACK; this is translated from the exons ATGGAATCTGTGATGGGAAGTGATAATAACAAAGGTTTGTTAGAATATGTAAGGAAATCAACACCACCACCATTTTTGTTGAAGACTTACATGTTAGTGGAGGATCCGATCACCAATGATGTTATATCGTGGAACGCAGACGGGTCAGGTTTTGTCGTGTGGCAGCCGGCGGAGTTTGCCCGTGATCTCCTCCCAACACTTTTCAAGCATAGCAATTTCTCTAGCTTTGTCCGCCAGCTTAATACTTAC GGATTTCGGAAAGTTGCAACTAGTCGATGGGAATTTAGCAACGAAATGTTTCGAAAGGGCGAAGGAGAGCTACTTTCCCAAATCCGAAGAAGAAAATCATGGGCAAATAGGCAACAGAACAGTGCAATAGCTCAAGCGTCATCACCATTGGAGTGTGAGGAAGATCAAAGGTCTTCGTCAACTTGTTCATCGTCGGGATTCAACAACCTAATGGACGAAAATAAGCGTTTGAGGAAGGAAAATGGGGCATTGAACTGGGAGCTGACAAGCATGAAAAGCAAATTTAAGGAACTTCTTGATTTGGTGGCTAATTATGCACAGTTCGAGAAAGAAAAAGATGACGATGAAAGCCCTATGTTGTTTGGAGTGAAGTTGGAAATTGAAGGGGATAGCGAGAGGAAGAGGAAGAGAGATGAGATCAGTGAAAGCGCAAGCGTTTTGCTATCTCAAGCCTGCAAATAA